The following coding sequences are from one Terriglobales bacterium window:
- a CDS encoding phytanoyl-CoA dioxygenase family protein has product MYSAIGSRHERNCVAVCNPSGYGQSTSGLLQDSRVAYFFDPESVRKSLTQVGVCLVNGVLDQHRINELRSAFPSDAHGVRNLLDRRIIRELACSESVRELAEAVLGEHCFAVRGIFFDKPSEANWKVPFHQDVTIEVQSRREASGFENWTMKEGVQHVQPPTEILQRMVSVWLHLDDSRSDNGPLRIFRGSHKNGRLSDGQIEKIVRAETPIECRVPVGGALMMMSLVVHGSSSALNPSHRRVIHIDYAAEDLPHGLEWHQRVYPA; this is encoded by the coding sequence ATGTATAGCGCGATTGGCTCACGTCACGAACGAAACTGCGTTGCTGTGTGCAACCCGTCCGGCTATGGCCAAAGCACTTCAGGCCTGCTGCAGGATTCTCGCGTGGCGTACTTCTTTGATCCAGAGTCCGTGCGCAAGAGCCTGACTCAAGTTGGCGTCTGTCTCGTGAATGGAGTTCTCGATCAGCATCGCATCAACGAGCTGAGAAGCGCTTTTCCCAGCGACGCCCATGGAGTGCGTAATCTGCTCGATCGCCGAATCATTCGAGAGCTTGCTTGTTCAGAGTCGGTAAGGGAACTGGCAGAGGCCGTGCTTGGCGAGCACTGCTTTGCAGTACGCGGAATCTTTTTCGATAAGCCCTCCGAAGCCAACTGGAAAGTGCCCTTCCACCAGGACGTCACGATCGAAGTTCAGTCCCGGAGAGAAGCATCTGGCTTTGAAAATTGGACGATGAAGGAAGGCGTGCAACACGTTCAGCCTCCAACTGAGATCCTGCAGCGCATGGTTTCCGTCTGGCTACACCTCGATGACTCGCGCAGCGACAACGGCCCTCTGCGTATCTTTCGTGGCAGCCATAAGAACGGTCGCTTGAGTGACGGGCAGATCGAAAAAATCGTGCGAGCGGAAACTCCGATCGAGTGTCGAGTTCCAGTTGGGGGGGCGCTGATGATGATGTCTTTAGTTGTACACGGCTCATCGTCAGCGCTTAATCCATCGCACCGCCGAGTCATTCATATTGACTACGCGGCGGAAGATTTACCGCACGGTCTTGAA